From one Agathobaculum sp. NTUH-O15-33 genomic stretch:
- the plsY gene encoding glycerol-3-phosphate 1-O-acyltransferase PlsY: MTMLQFGIIAVSAYLLGSLSFAIIVCKMTLHKDIRDYGSGNAGLTNAYRTMGAGKTLLVLLGDIAKGAAAVAIGALAAGNLGKLLAGVFVILGHMFPVYFGFRGGKGVLVGATMLALFDWRIFLIALACFLIAVLFTRWISLGSILGAASFPITMFIFYRDPVLVGIAFGMAVAVIFMHRANVGRMLHGNENRFSFHSKKAIENAPEEESKQ; encoded by the coding sequence ATGACCATGCTGCAATTTGGGATCATCGCGGTGAGCGCCTATTTGCTGGGTTCTTTGAGCTTTGCGATCATCGTATGCAAAATGACGCTGCACAAGGATATCCGCGATTATGGTTCGGGCAATGCGGGCCTTACCAACGCGTACCGCACCATGGGGGCGGGGAAAACGCTGCTTGTACTGCTGGGCGATATCGCCAAGGGCGCGGCCGCCGTGGCGATCGGCGCGTTGGCGGCGGGCAATCTCGGCAAGCTGCTCGCGGGTGTTTTCGTCATATTGGGCCATATGTTCCCGGTTTATTTCGGTTTTCGGGGCGGCAAGGGCGTGCTGGTCGGCGCGACGATGCTGGCGCTGTTCGATTGGCGCATCTTCTTGATCGCGCTGGCCTGCTTCTTGATCGCCGTGCTTTTTACGCGGTGGATCTCGCTCGGCTCGATCTTGGGCGCGGCCAGCTTTCCGATCACCATGTTCATTTTTTACCGTGATCCCGTACTGGTGGGCATCGCGTTTGGCATGGCCGTCGCGGTCATCTTCATGCACCGCGCCAATGTCGGACGGATGCTGCATGGAAATGAAAATAGGTTTTCCTTTCACAGCAAAAAGGCGATAGAAAACGCGCCGGAGGAGGAGAGCAAGCAATGA
- the pfkA gene encoding 6-phosphofructokinase translates to MDKQIRRIGVLTSGGDAPGMNALIRAVVRTASAHDISVLGVRRGYSGLINGDIIEMGSRSVDGIIRKGGTMLYTARCKEMMTDEGLQKAADTCKYLGIDGLICCGGDGTFRGAQALSRMGVPCIGVPGTIDNDIVCTDYTIGFDTACNTAIECIDKLRDTMQSHERCSVVEVMGRRAGHLALHVGCAVGATAILLPEREIDFDTELVEKMRVGRIKGRNHHIIIVAEGYGSAQEVADRIHESTGIDTRVTILGHIQRGGSPTARDRVMATRMGYEAVMALEAGKTNRVIVFDDNRVTDLDIEEGLARQKDLEQDLFLAQQTVAI, encoded by the coding sequence ATGGACAAGCAAATTCGCCGGATCGGCGTACTCACAAGCGGCGGTGACGCGCCCGGTATGAACGCATTGATCCGTGCGGTCGTCCGTACCGCTTCGGCGCATGACATCTCGGTGCTCGGCGTGCGTCGCGGCTACAGCGGCCTGATCAACGGAGACATTATTGAAATGGGTTCCCGCAGCGTGGACGGCATCATCCGCAAGGGCGGCACCATGCTGTATACGGCGCGCTGCAAGGAAATGATGACCGACGAAGGGCTGCAAAAGGCGGCGGATACCTGTAAATACCTCGGGATAGACGGCCTGATCTGCTGCGGCGGCGACGGCACCTTCCGCGGCGCGCAGGCGCTTTCCCGCATGGGCGTGCCCTGCATCGGCGTGCCCGGCACGATCGATAACGATATCGTCTGCACCGATTACACTATTGGCTTCGATACCGCGTGCAACACCGCGATCGAATGCATCGATAAGCTGCGCGATACCATGCAGTCTCATGAACGCTGCTCGGTCGTCGAGGTCATGGGCCGCCGCGCGGGCCATCTGGCGCTGCACGTCGGCTGCGCGGTCGGCGCTACCGCCATCCTGCTGCCCGAGCGTGAGATCGACTTCGACACCGAACTGGTCGAAAAAATGCGTGTCGGACGTATCAAGGGCCGTAACCACCACATTATCATCGTGGCGGAGGGCTACGGTTCCGCGCAGGAGGTGGCCGACCGTATCCACGAATCGACCGGTATCGATACGCGCGTGACCATTCTGGGTCATATCCAGCGCGGCGGCTCGCCCACGGCGCGCGACCGCGTCATGGCCACCCGCATGGGATACGAGGCCGTTATGGCGCTTGAGGCGGGCAAGACCAACCGCGTCATCGTGTTTGACGACAACCGCGTGACCGATCTGGATATCGAGGAAGGACTTGCGCGGCAGAAGGATCTGGAACAGGATCTGTTCCTTGCCCAGCAGACGGTCGCGATCTGA
- a CDS encoding UDP-N-acetylenolpyruvoylglucosamine reductase translates to MNAGAYDGQMALIVRRTEYLDGEGNLCMAEGPENAFGYRKSIFRDHPEWTIVRAELELAEGDPAAILLKMNDLAQRRREKQPLNYPSAGSTFKRPEGHFAGQLIEQCGLKGLSVGAAQVSEKHAGFLINRGGATCADMLKLIETVQNRVREAFGVQLECEVRIIG, encoded by the coding sequence ATGAATGCCGGCGCGTATGACGGGCAGATGGCGCTCATCGTGCGCCGCACCGAATATCTGGACGGCGAGGGCAACCTCTGTATGGCGGAAGGGCCGGAAAATGCCTTTGGCTATCGCAAAAGTATTTTCCGCGACCATCCGGAGTGGACGATCGTCCGCGCCGAGCTGGAGCTGGCCGAGGGCGACCCCGCGGCGATTCTGCTGAAAATGAACGATCTGGCGCAGCGGCGGCGGGAGAAGCAGCCGCTCAATTACCCCTCCGCAGGCAGCACGTTCAAGCGGCCCGAGGGGCATTTTGCCGGACAGCTGATTGAGCAATGCGGCCTGAAAGGCCTGTCGGTCGGCGCGGCGCAGGTGTCGGAAAAACACGCGGGCTTTTTGATCAACCGCGGCGGCGCGACCTGCGCGGATATGCTAAAGCTGATCGAAACCGTACAAAACCGTGTGCGGGAGGCGTTCGGCGTGCAGCTGGAATGCGAGGTTCGCATTATCGGATAG
- the der gene encoding ribosome biogenesis GTPase Der, with protein MSKPIVAIVGRPNVGKSQLFNRLAGKRLSIVEDTPGVTRDRLYADSDWRGRDFTVVDTGGIEPSNDNEILQFMRYQAETAISNADVIILITDLRTGITAADQDVAALLQRSGKPIVLAVNKCDKPGQPEPEFYEFYNLGLGEPYGISALHGYGMGELLDAAYEYFPPADEAEEDQGRIRVALIGKPNVGKSSLLNRVLGEERVIVSDIAGTTRDSVDAQLDNAYGKFTFVDTAGIRRKSKVEEKIEKYSVMRSLLAIERSDVCVIMIDATEGVTEQDTKVAGEAHNAGKACIIVVNKWDLVEKDGSTMKEYTLQVREGLAYMPYAPVLFISALSGQRVEKLFSLICETYEQNHMRIPTGQLNAILAEATARVQPPTDKGRRLKIYYMTQAGVCPPTFVCFCNDARLFHFSYQRYLENQIREVFGLTGTPVRMVVRQRGDKE; from the coding sequence ATGTCAAAACCGATCGTCGCGATCGTCGGACGGCCGAACGTGGGCAAAAGTCAACTGTTCAACCGTTTGGCGGGCAAGCGGCTTTCCATCGTGGAGGATACGCCCGGCGTGACACGCGACCGGCTGTATGCGGATAGCGATTGGCGCGGCCGCGATTTTACCGTGGTCGACACAGGCGGTATCGAACCGTCGAACGATAATGAAATATTGCAGTTTATGCGCTATCAGGCCGAAACCGCCATCTCGAACGCGGATGTGATCATCCTGATCACCGACCTGCGCACCGGCATCACGGCGGCCGATCAGGACGTGGCCGCCTTGCTGCAGCGGTCGGGCAAGCCGATCGTGCTGGCTGTCAACAAGTGTGACAAGCCCGGTCAGCCCGAGCCTGAGTTTTACGAATTTTACAATCTCGGCCTTGGCGAGCCGTACGGCATTTCCGCGCTGCACGGCTACGGCATGGGCGAGCTGCTGGACGCGGCTTACGAGTATTTTCCGCCCGCGGACGAAGCGGAAGAGGACCAAGGCCGCATCCGCGTGGCGCTGATCGGCAAGCCGAACGTCGGCAAGTCCAGCCTTTTGAACCGTGTGCTCGGCGAAGAGCGCGTGATCGTTTCGGATATTGCCGGTACCACGCGCGACAGCGTGGACGCGCAGCTCGATAATGCATATGGCAAATTCACCTTTGTCGATACCGCCGGCATTCGCCGCAAAAGCAAGGTGGAGGAAAAAATAGAAAAGTACTCCGTTATGCGCTCGCTTCTCGCGATTGAGCGAAGCGACGTGTGCGTCATCATGATCGACGCGACCGAAGGCGTGACCGAGCAGGACACCAAGGTGGCCGGCGAGGCGCATAACGCGGGTAAGGCGTGCATCATCGTGGTGAACAAGTGGGATCTCGTCGAAAAGGACGGGAGCACCATGAAGGAATATACCTTGCAGGTGCGCGAAGGGCTGGCCTATATGCCCTACGCGCCGGTGCTGTTTATCTCCGCGCTGTCCGGCCAGCGCGTGGAAAAGCTTTTTTCGCTGATCTGCGAAACGTATGAGCAGAACCATATGCGCATACCGACCGGCCAGCTCAACGCGATCTTGGCTGAAGCCACCGCCCGCGTTCAGCCGCCGACCGACAAGGGCCGCCGCCTGAAGATTTATTATATGACGCAGGCAGGCGTATGCCCGCCTACCTTCGTCTGCTTCTGCAACGATGCGCGGCTGTTCCATTTTTCCTACCAGCGCTATCTGGAAAACCAGATCCGCGAGGTGTTTGGACTAACCGGTACGCCGGTGCGCATGGTCGTGCGGCAGCGCGGCGATAAGGAATAA
- a CDS encoding NAD(P)H-dependent glycerol-3-phosphate dehydrogenase, translated as MKVFVLGTGGWGMALAMLLSGNGHEVTSWTYLQEECDLLREKRANEKLLPGVRLPENIELTTDLSGAARADLIVLAVPSFAVAGTAEQLADIVPAGTVIVNVGKGLDAKNGYCRFSETIDRAMGGKNPVVALTGPTHAEEVARNVPTAIVAASHSRAAAELTQAAFMNDSFFRVYTSADLVGAELGGAFKNIIALGAGISDGLGLGDNSKAAFMTRGLTEIARLGVRLGARQETFAGLSGVGDLIVTCCSMHSRNRRAGILIGQGKTAKQAMEEVGATVEGYYATEAGYMLAQKQGVSMPIVESMYGVLYRDVAAKDAIRQLLARPRRGEHEELWLK; from the coding sequence ATGAAGGTATTTGTACTTGGAACGGGCGGCTGGGGCATGGCTTTGGCCATGCTGCTCAGCGGCAATGGGCACGAGGTCACCTCGTGGACCTATTTGCAGGAGGAGTGCGACCTGCTGCGCGAAAAGCGCGCCAATGAAAAGCTGCTGCCCGGCGTTCGTTTGCCGGAAAATATCGAATTGACGACCGACCTTTCGGGCGCCGCCCGCGCCGATCTGATCGTGCTCGCGGTGCCGAGCTTTGCGGTCGCGGGAACGGCGGAGCAGCTCGCGGACATCGTACCGGCGGGCACGGTCATCGTCAACGTGGGCAAGGGATTGGACGCGAAAAACGGCTACTGCCGCTTTTCCGAGACCATCGACCGCGCCATGGGAGGCAAGAACCCCGTCGTCGCGCTGACCGGGCCGACCCATGCGGAGGAGGTCGCGCGCAACGTGCCGACCGCTATCGTAGCCGCCTCGCACAGCCGCGCCGCGGCGGAGCTGACGCAGGCCGCCTTTATGAACGACAGCTTTTTCCGCGTGTACACCTCCGCTGATCTGGTCGGCGCGGAGCTGGGCGGCGCGTTCAAAAACATCATCGCGCTGGGCGCCGGCATTTCGGACGGCTTGGGCCTTGGCGACAACTCCAAGGCTGCGTTTATGACCCGCGGCCTGACCGAGATCGCGCGTCTGGGCGTGCGTCTCGGCGCGCGGCAGGAGACCTTTGCGGGTCTTTCTGGCGTGGGCGATTTGATCGTTACCTGCTGCTCGATGCATTCGCGCAACCGCCGCGCGGGCATCCTGATCGGTCAGGGCAAGACCGCGAAGCAGGCCATGGAAGAGGTCGGTGCGACGGTAGAGGGCTATTACGCGACCGAAGCCGGTTATATGCTGGCGCAGAAGCAGGGCGTTTCCATGCCGATCGTTGAGTCGATGTACGGCGTTTTGTACCGCGATGTTGCCGCTAAGGACGCCATCCGTCAGCTTCTCGCGCGCCCGCGGCGCGGCGAGCACGAAGAGCTGTGGCTGAAATAA
- the rapZ gene encoding RNase adapter RapZ — MYFLIVSGMSGAGKSRAAASLEDLGYYCVDNLPIALIPRFAEICLAATERYERVALVTDVRTGGDFQQLFDSLDSIRDMGCEYRILFLDTDTQMLIRRFKETRRKHPLMDKGISMTAAIEKEREMLSVLRNRADFVVDTTNLSAAGLRERLLSLFSGADNMGALEVIVQSFGFKYGIPAESDLVFDVRFLPNPYYEMSLREKNGTDPDVRDYVFQGGTADALMSHLTSLIDFLLPRYVSEGKTSVVIGIGCTGGKHRSVAIAEALSNHIRGRDYGVVTMHRDYQR, encoded by the coding sequence ATGTATTTTTTAATCGTTTCGGGTATGTCGGGCGCGGGTAAGAGCCGCGCGGCGGCCTCGCTGGAGGATCTGGGTTATTACTGCGTGGATAACCTGCCGATCGCGCTCATTCCGCGTTTTGCGGAGATATGCCTTGCCGCGACCGAGCGGTATGAGCGGGTCGCGCTCGTGACCGATGTGCGCACGGGCGGCGATTTTCAGCAGCTTTTTGATTCGCTCGATTCTATCCGCGACATGGGCTGCGAATATCGCATCCTGTTTCTGGATACCGACACGCAGATGCTGATCCGCCGCTTCAAGGAGACCCGGCGCAAGCATCCGCTGATGGATAAGGGCATCAGCATGACCGCGGCGATAGAAAAAGAGCGCGAAATGCTTTCCGTGCTGCGCAATCGTGCGGATTTTGTCGTGGATACCACGAATTTGTCGGCTGCGGGCCTGCGCGAACGCCTGCTCTCGCTCTTTTCCGGGGCGGACAATATGGGCGCGCTTGAGGTCATCGTGCAGTCCTTCGGCTTTAAATACGGCATTCCGGCTGAATCCGATCTGGTGTTTGATGTACGCTTTCTGCCCAACCCCTATTATGAAATGAGCTTGCGCGAAAAAAACGGCACCGATCCCGATGTACGCGATTATGTGTTTCAAGGCGGCACGGCGGACGCTCTGATGAGCCACCTGACCAGCCTGATCGACTTTTTGCTGCCGCGTTATGTGTCGGAAGGCAAAACCAGCGTGGTGATCGGCATCGGCTGCACGGGCGGCAAGCACCGCTCGGTCGCGATCGCCGAAGCGCTCAGCAACCATATCCGGGGCAGGGATTACGGGGTCGTCACCATGCACCGGGACTATCAGCGCTAA
- a CDS encoding DNA polymerase III subunit alpha — protein MEPFAHLHVHSEYSLLDGACRIEQLVDRVADLGQTSVALTDHGVMYGVIDFYKACKAKGIHPVIGCEVYVAPRSRLERSYVGSEWHSHLILLCENMTGYRNLIHMVSLGFSEGFYMKPRIDMELLREHSEGLICLSACLAGAIPRALSDGDIDGAYELCEKFLTIFDREHFYLEIQDHGIEAQSRVNAGLFKLAEELELGLVATNDAHYLTRKDAKLQDVLMSIQMGKTVDDPTRMKFETEEFYIKDADEMAALFPEHPEALANTVKIAERCHVDFEFGKYHLPEFDVPEGYTALQYLQKLCDEGFAERYPEDDGTVRERLQYEIDMIAQMGFVDYFLIVSDFIGYAKRNGIPVGPGRGSAAGSIVSYCLAITDLDPIHYSLYFERFLNPERVSMPDIDVDFCYVRRPEVIEYVTNKYGKDRVAQIVTFGTMAARGAIRDVGRALNIPYNEVDAVAKQVPNELHITIEKALRVNKELKKMHDENPTVRELIDTAQALEGMPRHASTHAAGVVITKDPVDTYVPLARNDEQMVTQFSMTTLEELGLLKMDFLGLRNLTVIADAEKMIRRHTPEFSMEKASTEDEETYAMLAHGSTMGVFQLESAGITNVVTGLRPQSIEDITAVVALYRPGPMQSIPRYIECKHHPEKVVYKHPMLEPILKVTYGCMVYQEQVMEVFRQLAGYSLGKADMVRRAMSKKKMKELAKERVTFISGSEEEGIDGAVKRGVPESVAASIFDEIMDFANYAFNKAHAVCYAVVSYRTAYLKCHYPREYMAALLTSVLDWSEKISEYIASTREMGIAVLPPDVNESFDGFSVSGDNIRFGLAAVKGVGRGFMKQLVAEREQHGLFLSFQQFCERMFDRELNRRAVESLIKAGAFDSLGYRRSQLLQIANLVLDAVSQARKRNIEGQMDLFGMGNESVQDSEIALPDIQEASKRELLAMEKETTGLYLSGHPMDEYGDLARAANAASIRAIIDDLSGEVEAPVYKDGMTVRLACVITSVRLKSTRNGSMMAYVMAEDESAAIELVVFPRSLQQCGSYLTEDSAVLLTGKIDAREDEAPKVLLNEAQPLTVEAVDSTHSREKPQESVFTPRQAAQKAPQKLYIRVPDMACDACGRIKSILAGHAGETPVVFCPADTGKRMLAPRTLWCAAGIPLLTELRAVIGEENVAMK, from the coding sequence ATGGAACCCTTTGCCCATCTGCATGTCCATAGTGAGTATAGCCTGCTGGACGGCGCGTGCCGCATCGAGCAGCTCGTCGACCGCGTGGCCGATTTGGGGCAGACCTCGGTCGCCTTGACCGACCACGGCGTGATGTACGGCGTGATCGATTTTTATAAGGCTTGTAAAGCCAAGGGCATCCATCCGGTCATCGGGTGCGAGGTGTATGTCGCCCCGCGCTCTCGGCTGGAACGGAGCTATGTCGGCAGCGAGTGGCACAGCCACCTGATTCTGCTGTGCGAAAATATGACGGGCTACCGCAACCTGATCCATATGGTAAGCCTTGGTTTTTCCGAGGGCTTCTATATGAAGCCCCGTATCGATATGGAGCTGCTGCGCGAGCACAGCGAGGGGCTGATCTGCCTTTCGGCCTGCCTCGCGGGCGCGATCCCGCGCGCGCTGTCGGACGGCGACATCGACGGCGCTTACGAGCTGTGTGAAAAGTTTCTCACGATCTTTGACCGCGAGCATTTTTATCTGGAAATTCAGGACCACGGCATCGAAGCGCAAAGCCGCGTCAACGCCGGTCTGTTTAAGCTGGCGGAGGAACTCGAACTGGGGCTGGTCGCCACGAACGACGCGCACTATCTCACCCGAAAGGACGCCAAGCTGCAGGATGTGCTGATGAGCATCCAGATGGGTAAGACGGTGGACGACCCGACCCGCATGAAGTTTGAGACCGAGGAGTTTTACATCAAGGACGCGGACGAAATGGCCGCCCTGTTTCCCGAGCATCCGGAGGCGCTCGCGAACACCGTCAAGATCGCGGAGCGCTGCCATGTGGATTTTGAATTCGGCAAATACCACCTGCCCGAATTCGACGTGCCGGAAGGCTATACGGCGCTCCAGTACCTGCAAAAGCTATGCGACGAAGGCTTTGCGGAGCGTTACCCGGAGGACGACGGCACGGTGCGCGAGCGCCTGCAATACGAGATCGATATGATCGCGCAAATGGGCTTTGTCGATTACTTTCTGATCGTTTCGGATTTTATCGGCTATGCCAAGCGAAACGGCATTCCGGTCGGCCCCGGGCGCGGCTCGGCCGCGGGGTCGATCGTGTCCTACTGCCTCGCCATTACCGATCTGGACCCCATCCACTATTCGCTTTATTTTGAACGTTTTTTAAATCCCGAACGCGTGTCCATGCCCGATATCGACGTGGACTTCTGCTATGTCCGCCGGCCCGAGGTCATCGAGTATGTCACTAATAAATACGGCAAGGATCGCGTGGCGCAGATTGTCACCTTCGGCACAATGGCCGCGCGCGGCGCGATCCGCGACGTGGGCCGCGCGCTCAACATACCTTATAACGAAGTGGACGCCGTTGCCAAGCAGGTGCCGAACGAACTGCACATCACGATTGAAAAGGCGCTCCGCGTTAATAAAGAACTAAAAAAGATGCACGACGAAAATCCGACCGTGCGCGAGCTGATCGACACCGCGCAGGCGCTGGAAGGCATGCCGCGGCACGCTTCCACCCATGCGGCGGGCGTGGTCATCACCAAGGACCCGGTGGATACCTATGTGCCGCTCGCCAGAAACGACGAGCAGATGGTCACCCAGTTCTCCATGACCACGCTGGAAGAGCTCGGCTTGCTCAAGATGGACTTTTTGGGCCTGCGTAACCTGACCGTCATCGCGGACGCGGAGAAAATGATACGCCGCCACACGCCGGAGTTTTCCATGGAGAAGGCCTCCACCGAGGATGAGGAGACCTATGCCATGCTGGCTCACGGTTCGACCATGGGTGTGTTCCAGCTGGAAAGCGCGGGCATCACCAACGTTGTAACAGGCCTGCGTCCGCAATCGATCGAAGATATCACCGCGGTCGTGGCGCTCTACCGCCCGGGACCGATGCAGTCTATTCCGCGCTACATCGAATGCAAGCACCATCCGGAAAAAGTCGTGTACAAGCACCCGATGCTGGAACCTATCCTAAAGGTCACCTACGGCTGCATGGTGTATCAGGAACAGGTTATGGAAGTGTTCCGCCAGCTCGCGGGCTATTCGCTCGGCAAGGCGGATATGGTGCGCCGCGCGATGAGCAAGAAAAAGATGAAGGAGCTCGCCAAGGAGCGCGTCACCTTTATAAGCGGCAGCGAGGAGGAGGGCATCGACGGCGCGGTCAAGCGCGGCGTGCCCGAAAGCGTAGCCGCCTCGATTTTCGACGAGATCATGGATTTCGCCAACTATGCGTTCAATAAGGCGCACGCGGTGTGCTACGCGGTGGTATCGTACCGCACGGCCTACCTCAAGTGTCATTATCCGCGCGAATATATGGCGGCGCTTTTAACTTCGGTGCTCGATTGGTCGGAAAAGATCTCTGAATACATCGCTTCCACGCGGGAAATGGGTATCGCGGTGCTGCCGCCCGATGTGAACGAATCCTTTGACGGATTTTCCGTTTCGGGTGACAATATCCGTTTTGGTCTGGCCGCCGTCAAGGGAGTGGGACGCGGTTTTATGAAGCAGCTTGTGGCCGAGCGGGAGCAGCACGGCCTGTTTCTCTCGTTCCAGCAATTCTGCGAGCGTATGTTCGACCGTGAATTAAACCGCCGCGCGGTGGAAAGCCTGATAAAAGCCGGCGCGTTCGATTCTTTAGGCTATCGCCGCAGCCAACTGCTGCAAATCGCCAACTTAGTGCTGGACGCGGTCTCGCAGGCGCGCAAGCGCAATATCGAAGGGCAGATGGATTTGTTCGGCATGGGCAACGAATCGGTGCAGGACAGCGAAATCGCCCTGCCCGATATTCAGGAGGCATCCAAGCGCGAGCTGCTCGCCATGGAAAAGGAGACCACGGGCCTTTATCTATCCGGCCACCCGATGGACGAATACGGCGATCTGGCGCGGGCGGCAAACGCCGCCTCCATCCGCGCCATCATCGACGATCTGTCGGGCGAGGTCGAGGCCCCGGTCTATAAGGACGGTATGACCGTGCGTCTGGCCTGCGTCATCACTTCGGTTCGGCTGAAATCGACGCGTAACGGCTCCATGATGGCCTATGTCATGGCGGAGGACGAATCGGCCGCGATCGAGTTGGTCGTGTTTCCGCGTTCGCTCCAACAGTGCGGTTCGTATTTGACGGAGGATAGCGCCGTATTGCTCACCGGCAAGATCGACGCGCGCGAAGACGAAGCGCCCAAGGTGCTGCTCAACGAAGCGCAACCCTTGACGGTCGAGGCGGTGGATTCCACGCATTCGCGTGAAAAGCCGCAGGAATCGGTATTCACACCGCGGCAGGCAGCGCAAAAAGCGCCGCAGAAGCTGTATATCCGCGTGCCGGACATGGCGTGCGACGCATGCGGCCGAATCAAAAGTATTTTGGCCGGCCACGCGGGCGAAACGCCGGTGGTGTTCTGTCCGGCGGATACGGGAAAGCGGATGCTGGCGCCCCGCACGCTCTGGTGCGCGGCAGGTATCCCGCTGCTAACCGAGCTGCGCGCCGTCATCGGCGAAGAAAACGTAGCGATGAAGTAA
- a CDS encoding FAD-binding protein, translating to MVTTQELIALLQEAESDIEIYENEPMSRHTTFAIGGPADVFIQPKTVGALQNALRCLRQTETPYLMVGNGSNMLVSDAGVRGAVVCTSEMDHIAVGTRGRITAGAGALLSAIARRAQREGLTGAEFAGGIPRQLGGRGIYECRRV from the coding sequence ATGGTAACAACGCAAGAACTGATCGCTTTGCTGCAAGAGGCGGAAAGCGATATTGAAATATATGAAAACGAGCCGATGAGCCGCCACACGACCTTTGCGATCGGCGGCCCGGCGGATGTGTTTATACAGCCCAAAACCGTGGGCGCGCTGCAAAACGCGCTGCGTTGCCTGCGGCAAACCGAAACGCCTTATTTGATGGTCGGCAACGGTTCCAATATGCTGGTGTCGGACGCGGGCGTGCGCGGCGCGGTCGTTTGCACCTCGGAGATGGATCATATCGCGGTCGGTACGCGGGGGCGGATCACGGCGGGCGCGGGCGCGCTGCTTTCCGCGATCGCGCGGCGCGCCCAGCGCGAGGGCCTGACCGGCGCGGAGTTCGCCGGGGGCATACCTAGGCAGCTTGGGGGGCGCGGTATTTATGAATGCCGGCGCGTATGA
- the whiA gene encoding DNA-binding protein WhiA: MSFSAFVKTEACRAPMQRACCIRAEAYGMLLNASVFSHKLIRLSTENREVARRIRALLDRAFSIEAEPVQAGKKQQFILTDPEIIGRIFETLGYDIKNHVAYHLNRNVLESDCCLAAFLRGAFLMAGTVAGPDKKSHLELTTSHASLAGEQMSLLLDLHLFPKQTERRSVHVLYFKDGASVEDFLTTIGAPQSAMELMEAKVEKNLRNTINRQVNCETANLMKTTGASARQVAAITAALNSHGDTFFPENLRETVRLRLQYPADSLSELAARFDPPISKPGLSHRLKKITERALECTLREEA, from the coding sequence ATGTCCTTTTCCGCTTTCGTCAAAACAGAGGCGTGCCGCGCGCCGATGCAGCGCGCCTGCTGTATCCGCGCGGAGGCATACGGCATGCTGCTCAACGCCTCCGTTTTTTCACATAAGCTGATTCGTCTGTCGACCGAGAACCGGGAAGTCGCGCGCCGCATCCGCGCGCTGCTCGATCGCGCCTTTTCCATCGAGGCGGAGCCGGTGCAAGCAGGCAAGAAACAACAGTTCATTCTGACCGATCCGGAGATAATCGGGCGTATCTTTGAAACGCTTGGGTATGATATCAAAAACCATGTGGCCTATCACTTAAACCGCAATGTGTTGGAAAGCGATTGCTGTCTGGCCGCGTTTCTGCGCGGCGCGTTTTTGATGGCGGGTACGGTGGCCGGGCCGGATAAAAAAAGCCATTTGGAGCTGACCACCTCGCATGCAAGCCTTGCGGGCGAGCAGATGAGCCTGCTGCTCGATCTGCACCTGTTTCCCAAGCAGACCGAGCGAAGGAGCGTGCATGTGCTGTATTTCAAGGACGGCGCGAGCGTGGAGGATTTTTTGACGACGATCGGCGCGCCGCAATCCGCCATGGAGCTGATGGAAGCAAAGGTGGAAAAAAACCTGCGCAACACGATCAACCGTCAGGTAAACTGCGAGACCGCCAACCTGATGAAGACGACCGGCGCGTCCGCCCGGCAGGTGGCGGCGATCACAGCGGCGCTGAACAGCCACGGAGATACCTTTTTTCCGGAAAACCTGCGCGAGACCGTGCGGCTGCGGCTTCAGTATCCGGCTGACAGCCTGTCCGAGCTTGCCGCGCGGTTCGATCCGCCCATCTCCAAGCCCGGCCTTAGCCACCGCCTGAAGAAAATCACCGAACGCGCGCTGGAGTGTACGCTCAGGGAGGAAGCATAA